One region of Vanessa tameamea isolate UH-Manoa-2023 chromosome 27, ilVanTame1 primary haplotype, whole genome shotgun sequence genomic DNA includes:
- the LOC113391977 gene encoding poly(A) polymerase type 3 — MWPASQYTHTNHAQATVKTNEHQNQQNLKTLGMTSAISMAGPKPIDVEKTNDLKDSLVPFGVFESEAEMHHRMEVLGALHRLVRQWIRDESLRKNMPPSVADTVGGNIYTFGSYRLGVHHRGADIDALCVAPRHIDRADYFQSFYELLKTQPQVKDLRAVEDAYVPVIKMNFDGIEIDLLFARLALKEIPDSFDLRDDILLKNLDQKCVRSLNGCRVTDEILRLVPNINNFRLTLRAIKLWAKRHGIYSNTLGYLGGVSWAMLVARTCQLYPNALPATLVHKFFLVFSQWKWPQPVLLKQPDAVNLGFPVWDPRVNVADRFHLMPIITPAYPQQNSTFNVSASTRTVIMEEFRLGLAITDEIMLSKCGWERLFEAPNFFSRYKHFIVLLASSARALDQLQWCGLIESKIRHLIATLERNQHITIAHVNPECYNSVPLSTNNGQPLALPPGTPVPADVALNEINKNDKGEVIANVCSMWFIGLVFDKTNVNVDLTYDISSFTKAVHYQAENTNMLREGMTIEARHVRRKQLHQFLSPSLLKRERTASGNKRKLDAPQPPLHKKTKRLSESSTDDISCFSYNEDSNSSNMYEVNLQNGNASSHTPQEADRNKSAAEKQMAPATEHPSTSNSIACT, encoded by the exons GTCCAAAGCCAATTGACGTTGAAAAGACGAATGACTTGAAGGATTCCCTCGTGCCGTTTGGCGTGTTCGAGTCGGAGGCCGAGATGCATCATCGCATGGAGGTCCTCGGGGCGCTGCACCGGCTCGTCCGCCAGTGGATCAGAGACGAGTCGCTGAGGAAGAACATGCCGCCGAGCGTCGCTGATACCGTCGGcggaaatatttatacatttggaTCGTACAGGCTCGGG GTCCACCACCGCGGTGCCGACATAGACGCCCTGTGCGTCGCGCCGAGGCACATCGACCGCGCCGACTACTTCCAGTCCTTCTACGAGCTGCTCAAGACGCAGCCCCAG GTGAAAGATTTAAGAGCAGTGGAAGATGCATACGTGCCCGTGATCAAGATGAACTTTGATGGCATTGAAATTGATTTACTGTTTGCTCGGCTCGCTCTGAAGGAAATACCAG ATTCCTTTGATCTCCGAGATGATATACTTCTCAAGAATTTGGATCAAAAATGCGTCCGGTCTCTCAATGGATGCAGAGTGACCGATGAGATACTGCGTCTCGtgcctaatataaataattttagattgaCGTTGCGGGCGATCAAGCTATGGGCTAAAC GTCACGGCATCTACTCCAACACGCTGGGCTACCTGGGCGGGGTGTCGTGGGCCATGCTGGTGGCGCGCACGTGCCAGCTGTACCCCAACGCGCTGCCGGCGACGCTGGTGCACAAGTTCTTCCTGGTGTTCAGCCAGTGGAAGTGGCCGCAGCCCGTGCTGCTGAAGCAGCCGGACGCGGTCAACCTCGGCTTCCCCGTGTGGGACCCGCGCGTCAACGTGGCCGACCGCTTCCATCTCATGCCGATCATCACGCCCGCCTACCCGCAGCAGAACTCCACCTTCAACGTGTCGGCGTCCACCCGCACCGTCATCATGGAGGAGTTCCGCCTGG GGCTGGCGATCACGGACGAGATCATGCTGAGCAAGTGCGGCTGGGAGCGGCTGTTCGAGGCGCCCAACTTCTTCTCGCGCTACAAGCACTTCATCGTGCTGCTGGCGTCGTCTGCGCGGGCGCTGGACCAGCTGCAGTGGTGCGGCCTCATCGAGAGCAAGATCCGCCACCTCATCG CGACATTAGAAAGAAATCAACACATAACAATAGCCCACGTGAACCCCGAGTGCTACAATTCCGTACCGCTTAGCACTAACAACGGGCAGCCATTAGCTCTGCCACCAG gCACACCGGTGCCAGCGGACGTcgcattaaatgaaataaacaaaaatgataag GGCGAGGTGATAGCCAACGTGTGTTCGATGTGGTTCATCGGGCTGGTGTTCGACAAGACCAACGTGAACGTGGACCTGACGTACGACATCTCGTCCTTCACCAAGGCCGTCCACTACCAGGCGGAGAACACTAACATGTTACGCGAGGGAATGACGATAGag GCGCGGCACGTGCGGCGCAAGCAGCTGCACCAGTTCCTGTCGCCGTCGCTGCTGAAGCGCGAGCGCACGGCGTCCGGCAACAAGCGCAAGCTGGACGCGCCGCAGCCGCCGCTGCACAAGAAGACCAAGCGCCTGTCCGAGAGCAGC ACCGATGATATCAGTTGCTTTTCATACAACGAAGATTCAAACTCGTCCAATATGTATGAGGTTAACCTCCAGAACGGAAACGCGTCGAGCCACACCCCGCAGGAGGCGGACAGGAACAAGTCGGCTGCGGAGAAGCAGATGGCGCCGGCGACGGAGCACCCTTCCACGTCGAACAGTATTGCGTGTACGTAG